The following coding sequences are from one Culex quinquefasciatus strain JHB chromosome 1, VPISU_Cqui_1.0_pri_paternal, whole genome shotgun sequence window:
- the LOC6036489 gene encoding uncharacterized protein LOC6036489 isoform X2: MRIAEVAGMVRSKTDTVTLLLWSTGMEPTCNPESLCCGPMPINLERLSASMQTIVAALECPVCFDTIPPPVFQCQNGHLVCSRCRVRSEKCAICREKYTVGRSLLAEQVYQSITEAFQLSEGGDGKLRERLFGAKCNRKSRAGGSPFNSEGNLPSGGKPLHSHTHKFLAKIMGKASSVGNLSKAACGESCGGDLQSLKGKSLSLSSSEIFNRDNTVSVPRCTSANRLAPELTTSCNSLSAVTSTTPRRPTSSLSCNVSAESLSSIPENGGFQLVVPSSVNGQKQRIVGIESECSLCCPCGEYCNDKIGASELDRHVTERHRTPIISFGTASAEISLPPRTPVDNACLVLVLDGRKFWLKLISDPSSIGDIFISALFQGGEAESRNYALEVVIRKAGPNHILGKELISRSEVHPMQAKSWNDISNTRSGVFYSADSIRSTFEPETEILLKASIKRLADL, encoded by the exons ATGCGAATCGCCGAAGTGGCTGGCATGGTGCGCTCCAAAACGGACACCGTCACGCTGCTGCTCTGGAGCACCGGCATGGAACCGACCTGCAATCCGGAATCCCTGTGCTGCGGCCCGATGCCCATCAACCTGGAGCGCCTCTCGGCCAGCATGCAAACCATCGTGGCGGCCCTCGAGTGTCCGGTCTGCTTCGACACGATCCCTCCGCCGGTGTTCCAGTGTCAAAACGGTCACCTGGTTTGCTCGAGGTGTCGCGTCCGGTCGGAAAAGTGCGCCATCTGTCGGGAAAAGTACACTGTCGGGAGGTCGCTGCTGGCCGAGCAGGTCTATCAGTCGATTACGGAGGCGTTTCAGCTGAGTGAGGGCGGGGACGGGAAGTTGCGGGAACGCCTTTTTGGGGCCAAGTGCAACCGGAAGAGCCGCGCCGGCGGAAGTCCGTTTAATAGCGAAGGGAATTTGCCATCTGGCGGGAAACCGCTGCACTCGCACACGCACAAGTTTCTGGCGAAGATCATGGGCAAGGCTTCGTCGGTGGGGAACTTGAGCAAAGCGGCCTGTGGGGAGTCTTGCGGGGGAGATTTGCAGTCACTGAAGGGGAAGTCGCTGTCGCTGTCGTCGAGTGAGATTTTCAA TCGCGACAACACGGTCTCCGTTCCCCGCTGTACCTCGGCCAACCGGCTCGCCCCGGAACTGACCACTTCCTGCAACAGCCTGTCTGCGGTCACATCGACCACCCCGCGCCGACCAACCTCGTCCCTGTCGTGCAACGTCTCGGCCGAAAGTCTGAGCAGCATTCCGGAAAACGGTGGCTTCCAACTGGTGGTGCCATCTTCCGTCAACGGTCAAAAGCAGAGAATCGTCGGAATTGAATCCGAGTGCAGCTTGTGCTGTCCTTGTGGCGAGTATTGCAACGATAAGATCGGTG CTTCCGAGCTGGACCGGCACGTGACGGAGCGCCACCGGACGCCAATCATTTCGTTTGGGACGGCCTCGGCGGAGATTTCGCTGCCGCCCAGGACACCTGTTGACAACGCCTGCCTGGTGCTGGTGCTGGATGGTcgtaaattttggctgaaatTAATCTCGGATCCAAG CTCCATCGGCGATATCTTCATCTCGGCGCTGTTTCAGGGTGGCGAAGCGGAAAGCCGCAACTACGCGCTCGAGGTGGTCATCCGGAAAGCCGGCCCCAACCACATCCTGGGCAAGGAGCTCATCTCCCGGTCCGAGGTGCACCCGATGCAGGCCAAATCGTGGAAT GATATTAGCAACACCCGGAGTGGCGTGTTCTACTCGGCCGACTCCATCCGGTCTACTTTTGAGCCGGAAACAGAAATCCTCCTGAAGGCCAGCATCAAACGGTTGGCAGATCTGTAG